One window from the genome of [Clostridium] celerecrescens 18A encodes:
- a CDS encoding carbohydrate ABC transporter permease — translation MKTKTKSLNIFLYLGLIALSLFMLVPFYWMVISSLKLNKDVFSIPMTWWPESMHWENYKIIWKKLPLVTFFFNTAKLTVITTVIQLFTSCFAAYGFTKTRFKGRDLIFLMYVTTIAVPWQVYMVPQFILVSKLGLNNTHLGLILMQAFSAFGVFLIRQFYISIPDELCEAARIDGLNEYGIFAKIVFPLGKPAMATLTIFTFTNVWNDFMGPLIYLKTKELKTIQLGIRMFISQFGADYAWIMAASVCSLIPVIIVFLSCQKFFVEGVAASGIKG, via the coding sequence ATGAAAACAAAAACTAAGAGTTTGAACATTTTTCTGTATCTGGGATTGATTGCTTTATCCCTTTTTATGCTGGTGCCCTTTTATTGGATGGTGATTTCTTCCTTAAAGCTTAATAAAGACGTATTTTCCATACCTATGACGTGGTGGCCGGAATCGATGCATTGGGAGAACTACAAAATCATCTGGAAGAAGCTGCCCCTTGTGACCTTCTTTTTCAATACCGCCAAGCTGACGGTCATTACGACCGTAATCCAGCTGTTCACCAGCTGCTTTGCTGCTTACGGTTTTACGAAGACACGTTTTAAAGGCAGAGATTTAATATTCCTTATGTATGTTACGACCATAGCCGTTCCATGGCAGGTTTACATGGTTCCCCAGTTTATTCTGGTTTCCAAGCTTGGGCTTAACAATACTCACTTAGGATTAATCCTGATGCAGGCCTTTTCCGCATTCGGCGTATTTTTAATCCGGCAGTTTTATATCAGCATTCCTGACGAATTATGTGAAGCAGCCAGGATTGATGGATTAAACGAGTACGGTATATTTGCTAAAATCGTATTTCCTCTTGGTAAGCCGGCAATGGCAACCCTGACCATTTTTACCTTTACGAATGTATGGAATGATTTTATGGGACCATTGATCTATTTAAAGACAAAAGAATTAAAGACCATTCAGCTTGGTATCCGGATGTTTATATCCCAGTTCGGAGCGGATTATGCATGGATCATGGCAGCCTCTGTATGCTCTTTGATCCCGGTCATCATTGTATTCTTAAGCTGCCAGAAGTTCTTTGTTGAGGGCGTCGCAGCCAGCGGAATCAAAGGCTAA